Genomic segment of Rickettsiella endosymbiont of Xylota segnis:
CTAAGTAATAATAATGTCCCATAGAATACAGTCTCTTTCCCCGAACCTATGATAACCCAAAAAGAGTAGATTCCCGCTAAAATTGCAATAACTACTGAACCAAATAACTTTCTACCTTTTTTAAAAAGTCCAGGATATTTAAAAAAGATAACCAACTCAGACATCGTAGTTAAAAAATAAGGAATCAGCGAGGCTAAAGTTGCTAATAAGATAATAATTGTAAATTGTTTAACCAAACTATGATTTAAGGTCATCAATAATAGGAAGGAAATTAGAATGCTAGAAATAACTAAACCCGCAACAGGTGTCCCATTTTCTGATTTTTTTAAAAAAATGCTTGGAAAAAGTTTATCCTGAGCTGCCGCTAATGGAATTTGACCTTGAAGTAAAATCCAGCCGTTTAAAGCGCCTAAACAAGAAATGACTGCCCCGATAGCAACTAAAAAACTCCCTGTCGGTCCAAACATGATGCGTGCAGCATCAGCATATGGAGCATTAGACTGCGCAAGTTCTGTTAACGGCATAACCCCCATTACTGCGATACTACTCAACAAATAAACGACTGTCGCTATAGTTACTCCCAAAATAGTCGCTTTAGGAATATTACGATTAGGGTTATCTACATGACCCGCAGGAACTGAAGCAGATTCTAGACCGATAAAAGACCATAAAGTTAAAGTTGCTGCGCCGCTAAATGCACTTAAGTTAGATTTGCCGGATAAATTGAATGCACTCAAAAAATGAGGATGAATATAAAAAATCCCTACTAAAGCAATAAGTAATAAAGGAATCAATTTTAAAATAGTTGTCAATAACTGAAAAATGCCTGCATGCCGAACACCTAGAATATTAATAAAAGTCATTAACCACACCAAACCAATACTAACAAAACAAGACCATAGGGCATTTTTAGCCAAAAGGGGCCAAAAAAAACTTAAGTATCCTGTCAAAGCAACAACTATTGCTGCATTACCTACCCATAGTGCAATCCAATAATTATAAGCCATCTGGAATCCAACAAAATCACCAAATGCCTCTCGACAATAAGCATAAGGTCCTCCAATGAGAGGCATCACATTAGTTAGCTTAGCAAATACTAATGCTATTAACAAAGCACCCACTGCTGTAGCGATCCAAGAGAGCAAACTAATACTGCCATAGGCAGCCAAGGAAGCTGGTAATAAGAAAATTCCTGAACCTATCATATTACCTGTAACTAGAGCAGTTAACATCCACAACCCTAATTTTTGTTGTTTCATTTTTTTGAACATTTTGAATCTAACCTCTGAATTTTGCGCAGAATAAAACGCTATGCCATTATACCCATCTCATATTTTAATGCGAAAAATTTATGTCAAAAATTTCAGGCCTGTATGTAGTAGCTACACCTATAGGTAATCTAGAAGATTTTAGTCCCAGAGCAATAAACACACTACAAAATGTTAATCAAATTGCTGCCGAAGATACTCGCCATAGTCAAAAATTACTTAAACATTTTGGTATTGTCACTTCAGTAATTTCATTACATGAACATAATGAAGCAGTTTCCAGCAAACTTCTTTTAGATTGCCTAAAAAAAAACCAATCTATAGCCTTAATTAGTGATGCAGGAACACCACTTATTAATGATCCAGGTTATCGTTTAGTTAAATTAGCCCACCAACATGGAATTCCAGTTATCCCTATCCCTGGTCCTTGTGCTTTAATAACTGCTTTATGCGCTTCGGGCTTAACGTGTGATAGATTTATTTTTGAAGGATTTTTACCCGGAAAAAGTATCGCTCGACAAAAAAAATTACTAGAATTCTTAAATGAAACGCGAACAAGTATTTTCTATGAAGCACCACACCGTATTCTAGAGTTAATAGATGACATGTTGGCTGTATTTGGACCGAAACGTTACGTAGTTTTAGCTAGAGAATTAACAAAAACTTTTGAAACCATCCATGGCGATAATTTAGAACAATTGAAAATCTGGTTGAATTTAGATAGAAATCAACAAAAAGGAGAATTTGTCGTCCTTGTCGAAGGGGCTGAATATCTAAACCCATATGAAATTGACAAGCAACGAATTTTAGGAATTTTATTAGATGAATTACCGATTAAGCAAGCAACTTCCATAGCTGCTAAAATAACGCATGAGAAAAAAAATAAATTATATGCTTTGGCTTTGGCTATAACGGGTAAATAACATGAATGATAATACTATTGAGGTCTTTCAACGAGGAAGTACAGAAATACTTGTTGTTGATGAGTTAAAAAATAAAATAAAAGAAAATAGGCCTTTACGTATTAAAGCGGGTTTTGACCCAACAGCTCCTGATCTACATCTTGGTCATACTGTGCTTATCAACAAGCTTCGTCAATTACAGGATTTAGGTCATGAAATTGATATTATCATTGGTGATTTTACGGCACTTATTGGCGATCCATCAGGTAAAAATGCAACCCGCCCGCCCTTAAGTGTCGATCAAATTACAGCCAATACCAAAACCTATCAACAGCAATTTAGTAAAATATTAGACCCAAAAAAAACCAACTTGCGTTTTAACTCTGAATGGTTAGGAAAATTATCAGTTACTAACCTAATTAAATTAGCATCATCTTATACTGTAGCTCGAATGCTAGAAAGAGATGACTTTCATCAACGGTATCGCCAGCATCAACCTATTGCAATACATGAATTCCTGTATCCTTTACTTCAGGGCTATGATTCTGTCGTATTAAAAACCGATCTTGAATGTGGTGGTAACGATCAAAAATTTAATTTATTGTTGGGAAGAGAGTTACAGAAACATTTCAAACAAACACCACAGATAATTTTAACCATGCCTTTATTAGAGGGTTTAGATGGCATACAAAAAATGTCTAAATCACTCAATAATTATATTGCTATCGATGAACCGGCAAACGATATGTTCGGAAAAATTATGTCAATTTCTGACGAGTTGATGTGGCGTTATTTTGAATTACTTTCCTTCAAAAAATCTTTACATAATATTAAATCCATGCAGCAAGAAGCTAAATTGGGTTTAGCCAATCCACGTGATTTTAAAATAGAGTTAGCCTTAGAAATTATTGAACGTTTTCACACTAAAGCAGATGCTGAAAAAGCATTCCAGGAATTTCAACAACGATTTAGAGATGGTGCCATTCCTTCACAAATTAAAGAACTGAATATAACCATCCCCGGAGAGAATTTATCAATTGCCAACTTATTAAAGCAAGCGGGATTGGTGACGAGTACCTCAGAGGCATTGCGCTCAATTGAGGCAGGTGCAGTTAAAATTGACTCTTTAAAAATAGAGGATAAGAAGCTATTAATTAAACCAGGCACTAGTCATATTTATCAAGTTGGAAAAAGACGCTTTGCCAAAGTCACTCTCTTAAGTAAATAACATTCAATAATAATGACACTCACAGCAATGGAGTTTTTTTAGAGTGGCGCCCGTAGTGAAGTAACCGAAGTGTATTAACTGAGGATTGGGAATTGAGCAGTAACCCAGGCAAAATTCAAGTGCGATGAGTATATTCTCGACTGGCGCCCGCTGATTCTAGACGTTGTAGGTAGTGTTCCCAATATTCAGCATAATGCTTAGATAATTCATAGAGTGTTTCCCAACTATAGATTCCTGACTGATGATTATCGTCAAAAATTAATCTGATAGCGTAATGACCGATTGATTCTATGTTGGTGATATTTACATTTTTTTTGCCACTGACTAATTTTCCTTCATTATGCCCATGGCCTTTAACTTCCGCAGAAGGTGATAAAACTCTTAAATATTCACAGGGTAATCTAAATTTTTCACCATTATCAAATAGTATTTCTAATATTCGTGTCTTCTGTAGAAGTTTTATATCGGTAGGAATAGAAACCATTGTTATAAAATAAAATGACTGGTATCTTGATCTTGCGCTAATGGTGTTAGATGTTTATCAACATAATTAACATCGATATTTATGTTTTTATGGGTACAATCAGTTGCTTCAAAAGATATCTCCTCCAACAATCTTTCCATCACGGTATATAAACGCCGTGCGCCAATATTCTCAGTTTTTTCATTTAGATCATAGGCAATTTCAGCGATACGTTGAATAGCAAGCTTATCAAAATTTAATTCTAATTCTTCAGTGCCCAGTAAAGCCTGATATTGAACGATTAAAGATGCTTGGGGCTCCACTAAAATACGTTCAAAATCTTTTGCCGTTAATGCCTTTAACTCCACTCGAATTGGCAAACGACCTTGTAGTTCCGGAACTAAATCCGATGGTTTAGATAAATGAAAAGCACCTGCAGCAATAAATAAAATATGATCTGTTCGGACCATGCCATATTTTGTGGAAACAGTACATCCTTCAATTAAAGGCAACAAATCACGCTGTACCCCCTCACGTGAAACATCTGCACCACTCATTTCACCACGACGGCACACTTTATCGATTTCATCGATAAATACTATTCCGTATTGCTCTACCCATTCAATTGCTTTACGCTTCAAATCTTCTTCATCAAGTAACTTACCTGCTTCTTCTTTTTGAATAACAGCTAATGCATCTTTTACCTTCATACGGCGGGTACGAGTACGCGCTGTACCAATATTCTGCAGCATGTTTTGCAATTGATTAGTCATATCTTCCATACCAGGGGGACCCATAATCTCTACCCCGGCTGGTAAAGCCGCTAACTCTACATCTATTTCTTTATCATCTAAAAGTCCTGCTCGTAATTGCTTGCGAAAAACATTCCTCGCTATAGACTTTTCTTTATTTTTAGACTCATCTGCAGCTTCACCTTTTGTTAAACGCGCTGGAGGAACAAAACTGTCAATAATTTTGCTTTCTGCCGCCTCCAGAACTTGAGGATGAAGACGCGTAATTTCCTCTTCACGTAAAAATTTGAATGCGGAATCCACTAAATCTCTAGGAATAGAATCTACATCTCTTCCTATGTAACCTACTTCAGTGAACTTAGTAGCTTCTATTTTTAAAAAAGGACAACCTGTAATTTTGGCCGCACGCCGACCAATCTCAGTCTTACCTACCCCAGAGGGACCGATCATTAGAATATTTTTGGGTGTCACCTCATCTCTTAACTCTGGGTTAAGTAACATACGACGTTTACGATTACGCAAAGCAATCGCAATAGCTCTCTTGGCTTCATTCTGTCCTATAATAAATCGATCAAGTTCTTGCACTATTTGTTTAGGAGTCAAATCAATTTTACTTAAATAATCTACCCCGACAGACATATCTGCGTCATTATTGGTTTGATTAATATCTTCTGAAAAATTAGCGTCTACCATAGTTAGCTCAGAAACTTGATTGGTTTCATCAATAGTTGTATCAATTAAGTCGGATATATTAGTTTTCATTAATAAATAAGTAATTAGTTTATATTAAGGTTATTATTTTTTAGTGGCCACAGATTCAATTTCTTCAATCGTACGTTGATGATTTGTAAACACACATATGTCCGCAGCAATAATTAAACTTTTTTCAACAATAGCACGAGCACTTAATTTAGTATTTTGAAATAATGCCAATGCAGCAGACTGTGCATAAGCCCCTCCCGAACCTATGGCAATTAAATCATGCTCAGGCTCAATTACATCCCCATTCCCACTTAACATAAAAGATTTTTCTTTATCCGCAACTGCTAACATTGCCTCTAAACGCCGTAAAACTCGATCGGAACGCCAATCTTTTGCAAGCTCCACCGAAGCGCGGTCTAAACGTCCATTACATTCTTTTAACTTATTTTCAAACCGTTCTATTAATGTAAATGCGTCGGCTGTTGCGCCTGCAAATCCAACTAATACTTGACCGTCATACAATTTGCGAACCTTACGAGCGTTCCCTTTTAAAACAATCGCATTACCTAAAGTAACCTGACCATCTCCACCAATAACGACTTTATCGTTACGCCGAACTAATAATATTGTTGTACCATGTAATGACTGCACTATTTACTCTTTAAATTGTCGGATGTTGAATCTACCACTATGGTGACTTGGATGACTTTTTTCAAGGTCTGGAGATATTAATCCTCCTCATCTAGGGAATAATTTTAATCAAAATCGCAGCTAATCCCGCTTTATTTAAACGTTTTTTTTCCTCAGTTAGCCTGCCTAAGTTCGAGGGACCAATATAGATTTGGTATATTAGCTTACCATTAACTAAGTTGGCCTTTTTTTGCACGGGAAATCCTTTCAGCAATGCTTGAGCTTGCAACTGTTCTGCATGAGCTCGATCAGTAAAATCACCTAAGACGAGCATATAAACCTCATGATTGAATTGACTCATTTCTTCTTCTAATTGTTTTTTAGCCTCCGCAATAGCTACTTGTTCAGGCGTTGGGCTTAGCATTGCATCTATGGGTCTTTGTTGTCCCGAAGAAGTATGAAGTGTTGTTGTCATATCATTGGATAACGGCATTTCCTTCATTGCAGAATCGACATGTTGTGATAAATTCAAATTGTCTTGAGGCAAAATATTATAGAAATCGAATTTTGGTTCTGGCGATTGAGGCGCTGGGACTTCGATATTTTTTTTATCAGCTATCTTTTCGACAGATTGAATAGCTGTTCTTTTATGAACAGGCTTTAGAAAAAACAAGCCTAAAATAAATAAACCGATTGAAATTCCTAACATTACCCATAGATAACGATTGTTTTTACGTCTAGGAGTTAAATATTTATATTTTGTATATTTTTTTGCATAATCTTTAGCCATTACATTACTTCCAAAGTCTCTACACCTAATAAGCTTAGGCCATTTTTAATTACTTGTGCAGTTGCTGCAATTAAATTTAGTCTCGCATTTCTCAACTTATTATCCTCTATCAAAAAAACAAATGAATTATAATAAACATGAAAGCTTTGCGCTAAATCTCTCAAATAGTGTGCAATAATATGCGGTTCGTAAGAAGTGGCTGCTGATTCTAGTATTTCTAAATAACGATTTAGTAAAACCAACAAATCCTGTTCTTGTATTTCCTTTAATTCTTTAATCGCGGTCATACCTAAAGACTTATCCCAAACCCATTTTTTTGCATTGAGTTGACGCATGACACTACATATTCGCGCGTAAGCATACTGTACGTAATAGACAGGATTAGCATTCGACTGCTCTTTAGCCAGATCAAGATCAAAATCCATATGCTGATCCGCACGTCGTAATACGTAAAAAAAACGTGTTGCATCAGTACCTACTTCTTCTCGAAGCTCTCGTAAAGTAATAAACTCTCCGCTACGAGTAGACATTTGAATTTTTTTATCGCCGCGATAAAGAATAGCAAATTGCACCAATAAGGCTTTTAAACTATCTGATGAAAAACCTAAAGCTTGTATAACCGCACGAATTCTAGGGACATAGCCATGATGATCAGAACCTAATATGTTAATTATTTTTTTAAATTTGCGTTGTTCTAATATACAGAGACGATAGGCCGCATCTGCTGCAAAGTAGGTAGGTTGTCCATTTTCGCGTAACAAAACTCTATCTTTATCATCGCCAAAGTCTGTGGATTTAAACCATAAAGCCCCATTAGCTTCATAGGTTTTTCCACTCGCTGTTAAACGCTTTATAGTTTTATCGACAAAATTGGTCTCAAACAAACTTTTTTCTGAAAACCATTCATCAAAATTTACTCTAAACGCACTAAGATCTTCTTTAATATCGCTTAAAATAGAGTTTAAACCTACTTCAAATATCTTTTCATAATCAACATCTCCTAATAAAATTTTAGCTTTAGTGATAAGACCGTCAATATGCTGTTCCTTATTCCCACCTTGTGGTTCGTCAATAGGGATACCTTTAAATACTAATTCAGCTGCTTTAAAAAAATCCTTACCATGTTGTGAAAAAAGTTGCTCAGCAATCTTATGAACATAGTTTCCTCGATAGGCGTTACTAGGGAAAATAAATTTTTCTCCGCAGATCTCTAAATAACGCAGCCAAACGCTGGTTGCCAAAATATCCATCTGCCTTCCAGCATCGTTGATATAATATTCTGCACAAACTTGATAGCCTACTGCTCTCAATAATCTCACCATAGAGTCGCCATAGGCTGCCCCACGACCATGACCCACGTGCAAAGGACCAGTAGGATTAGCAGAAACAAACTCAACTAAAACAGATTCATTATTGCCTAAATTTGAAATCCCAAATTGATTGGTTTGATTTAAAATCTCTTCGATAACTGGATACCAAAAGGATTTTTTTAAAAAAAAATTAATAAACCCAGGTTTTGCTATTTCAATTTTTTCTAGTTTAGAATTTTCTGAAGAACAATCTATCTTCGATTTTATTTTTTCGGCTAATTGCAGTGGTGATATTTGTAATTTTTTCGCCAAAACTAAAGCAATATTACTTGAAAAATCCCCATGTGATTTTTCTCTGGCATAATCCACTTGGATAGTCAGTGAAGCAGGTAGGGATAATTCGCCCATGCTTAACAAGGCTTTTTTGATTTCTTGTTGCACTATGCGTTTCATAAGGATTAAATCATTAGAAGGTCAAGAAGGGCGAGATTATAGCGCAATACGCTCCAGGAAAAATATAGCCAATAAGCTGATAAACTAAGCCCTTTAGAATATTAAGTCTTATTAATTCAAACGTTTTAACCTTTCCGGCCTAAATGCTCAATCTTTATCTGGCAAATAACCTCCGACAAGGTTAATATTCCATCAAAATAATAATAAGAGCATTAAACCATGAAAGTCTTAGCCTATTGTTTATTTGTCAGTTTGTCCCTTTTTAGTCTTTTTAGCCATGCGCAAGTAACGTCGGATAGTAAACCTATATTAAGCAAGAATATCCCTATTAATGACTTCGATAGTTTAGATATTCAAGGTCCTGTCAATGTTTACATTGATGCAACCCAAACCCATGCTTCCTTACAAATTCTCGGGGACTCGAAAAGAGTCTTTGCTGTCACTTACAGTGAAAAAAACCATATTTTATACCTTGGAACCAAACCCATTTTTCGTCCAGAACCTGGAGAAAGATTAACAATCCGCGTCAATACATCCCCGTCAAAAATAAAACAAATACAATTCAATAGTAATGCGACTCTTTTTGGCAAAGGACTGACTGGGTCTTTATCGCTTCGTGCGCAAGGAAAAGGTCAAATCAATCTTTACACCAATAAGTTAGATCTAAAATCTCTTTATAGTAACGGTAATGAAAGTATTATATTTCATAATTTACTTAGTTCAAACTTAAAAATAGAAACACATAATTCTCATAATATTGTTATTCAAGGTATCGTTTCATTAAATGAGGTCGATTATACCGGAAATGGAAATTTGAAGGTATATTGGGTTAATAGCCCTTACTTAAGAATAGATGCTAACGGTAAAGGAAAAATTAGTTTAGCAGGAGTCGTCAAAACCTTAGATATCAAATTGTCACAAGATACGCAACTATTCGCACAACAATTGCGTGCACATCAAGGATTTGTAAAAACTGAAAAACAAGCTCAAGCAACCGTAAATGTTAGAAATACATTGCGGGCATTTGCAAAAGACAAAAGCGTGATTTATTACTTATCGCCTTTAAATTTTATAAGTAAATATTCAGAAGGAGAAGGCCTAGTACTTAATAAAAATTAATAGGGGTTTCCAATTGCATCATACTGGTCATCAAGCATCCGTTTTTCTGCGTTTCGTTACTCACATTACTGCGTGCATGCTCCGTTACGACCCCAAAAAAACGACGCTTTTTATATCAAAGCACAATTAAAAACATCCTTTAATTAATTTTTTACTAAGATAATCTCAACACGACGATTAAAACTACTTGCTTTAACGTTTCGATTACTCGCAATGAAATCATGTCGCCCGTACCCGATCGTACGCAGACGTTGCGAACCTATTCCGTGCGACCATAAAAAACTTGTTATTACCTCTGCTTGATCCTGTGTAATCGCAGATGCTGTTTGTGGATCATAAAGATCATCGCTATATCCCACCACTTGAATGAGACCATCTCCGTAAGATTTTATGAGCTTAATGGTCTGACTAAGCTGCTGTGCACAATTGACAGTTAATTTCCCATTTGGCCGAAAACAGCCATCACTATAGGCAATAACTCTAAGTCGATCAGCAGCTTGTACTACTTGAATAACAGGAGATGGTAAATCCTTTTTTTTCTTTGTGTTTTTTACTGTTTTTTTCTCTAGGGATGGTTCATCCAATGAATGATTGGAAGCACAACCAGCCATAACAAACATAGCTGAAATTAATAAACAATAAAGCGAGATTGTTTTCATGATTTTCTCATCTTATTTTAATAATAGGACTATTTATTCAGCCCCTTACGTAACCTAGCATAATAAAAGCCATCCGGTCCATGAATTTGGGGAAAAATTTGTCTTCCTACACTACAAGCTACTCCCCATGTTTCGTCTAAGACCTCTTCCTTGGCATCAGCATGGAGCGATAAAAAACGAATTAATACATCGCTATTTTCTTCTGGCAACACCGAACAAGTCACATATAATAAAATACCATTCGGCTTTAATATCTCCCAAAGACTTGATATCAGTTGATATTGTTGTTCAGCTAATTTAACAATATCCTCCTCTCTGCGTAATAATTTAATGTCCGGATGTTTACGAATAACTCCGGTTCCTGAACAAGGAGCATCTAATAATATTCTATCGAATAAGCCTTCCTTCCAAATGCTTTTGAGATTCTGTGCTTTCGCACAGAGCAATTGTACTTTGGTATCTGATAAGCTTAAACGATTCAAATTCTCTTTAACTTTACTTAAACGGATTGCATCAGAATCGACAGCTACACAACTTAGTAGATCAGATTGTGATTCCAAAATATGCGTTGTTTTCCCTCCGGGTGCCGCACAAGCATCTAAAACTGTTTGCCCAGGCTTTAGCAACAATAAAGAAGTAGCCAATTGCGCGGCCGTATCTTGAATAGAAACTTCTCCTTGCATAAAACCAGGTAATTTAATTACTGGACTAGATTCGTCGAGTATAATTCCAGTTGCACTCAATTCACTTAAGTGTCCTGTTATATCCTTATCTTTTAATTTTTGCATGTAATCTTTTCTTGTAATTTTCAAAAAATTAACTCGCAGACTCATAGGAGGCAAATGATTATTGGCAGCTAAAATTGTTTGCCATTCATTGGGCCATGCTTGTTGTAATTTTTTAATTAACCAATCAGGATGAGCAAAATGACTATCTTTAGGTAATTTTTTTAGTAAACTGGCTTTTTGTCGTTGAAATGATCGTAATACCCCATTAATTAAGGGTACCGCCCAAACTTTGTTTAGTTCTCTCGCTCCTTGTACTGTCTCATGAACAGCAGCATGCGGAGATGTCCTTAAATAGTTAAGTTGATAAAGACCTATTAACAATAATGCATAAACATTTTGATCGGCGGCATTAAGAGGTTTTTTTAATAAATAGGCACATAGTTGCCTTAAAGGCGCATACCAACGTATCACTCCATAACATAATTCTTGAATAAATGCTCTATCGCGCGAATTAATGTTGGCATTTAAACCTGCTGACAAAGCATCCTTAAGCGATATTTTTTCTTTTATAACACGAGAAATAATTTGTGCGGCTGTTGCCCGAGAATTAGACATACATTCGATCTAAAATCGCACCTACATGAAATAATTCCGATTTATCATGGATGAAGCTTGAAATCGGTAAGCATCTGCCTCCGGGCCATTGCACTTCTAATAAACGTAATACACCCTTTCCTGTAGCCACATCTATACCTTCTCGGTCAGCTTTTAAGATTAAACCGGGCTTTGCGGAAGTGGTTTCATTAAGTACTTCGGCTTTACAAATACGCAATATAGACTTTCCTAATACTACGCGAGCAATTGGCTTAGGGTGGAAAGCACGCACCATTCTATCTAAATAAATTGCAGGCTTTTCCCAATCTATCTCAGCTTCCGATTTATTAATTTTTTTTGCATAGCTACTTTCTTTTTCATTTTGTGGCTCTGAAGGATACGAACCATTTTCAATGATACTTAAGCTCTCTATCAGTGCTCTAGCACCTAAATCAGCTAGCCGATCTTGTAAAGTTTGATTTGTATCATTGGGCTCGATAGTACAAGAAAATTTCTTTATCATTTCACCTGTATCAAGCCCCTCATCCATCTGCATAATAGTAACGCCGGTTTCTTTGTCACCTTCTAAAATAGCACGTTGAATGGGTGCTGCTCCCCGCCACCGTGGCAATAAGGATGCATGCACGTTGATACATCCAAAACGAGGGATAGTTAATATTGCGGGTGGCAAAATAAGTCCATAAGCCACCACTACCATTAAATCAACATTAAAAGAAGCTAATTTCTTTTGCTCATTAGCATCACGTAAACTAATTGGCTGCTGGACAGGAAGTTTATTCTCTAAAGCCAGTTTTTTAACCGGACTCATTAATAATTTTCGCCCTCTTCCAGCAGGACGATCAGGCTGTGTATAAACAGCACATATCTTATGACTTGAGTTCAACAAAGCTTGTAAACTGGGTAGAGCAAATTCGGGCGTCCCTGCAAAAATAAGTTTCAAGATTTCCCCCTTTTCTTTTTATCTAGTTTTTTAAGTGCCCATTGACGTTTAAGATGAGATAAATGATCTAAAAATAGCTTACCATTCAGATGATCCACTTCATGTTGTATACAATGCGCCAATAAATCCTCAGCTTCTAATGTATATTTTTCCCCAAATCTATCCTGAGCCTCTAGTTTAACCCATAACGCCCGTGGAGCTTTATCATAAACTCCCGGCACAGATAAACAACCTTCTTCCATTAATGCCTCGCCTTTTTTCTCAACAATTACAGGGTTAATTAAACACCAAGTTTTCGATTTATTATTAGAAACGTCAATAACCGCTAGTTTTTTGCTAATAGCAATTTGTGGAGCCGCTAAACCTATGCCCTTAGCGGCATACATCGTCTCAAACATATCGTCAATTAATCGTTGTAAAGCCTCGTCAAAAACCGTAATTGACGTTGTGGACGCACGCAAACGTACATCTGGAAGTTGGATAATAGGATAAATAGCCATAGAATTTTATCTTTTTTTACTCATCAAAATCAAAAGTCATTATGATACTTGTTGGTTGTATTATACTAAATGTGACATCTGACAGTCCAAAGGTCAATTTTCCTTACTTAAAATGCTTAAGTCAATCATCAGCTTTAAGAAATAAAACATCTTTAAGGTCTAAGAATTTTAAAGAGTGACGCTGTACTTTTTTTCTGTATAATTATCAGACAATTTCGCAATCAAGGAGGATCATTGATAAAAGAGAGGTTATAATGCCTAACGATATTGAACAACTTAAACAAGATTTTTTACGTTATATTAATTTTTTACAATTCCTTTCACCAGAAATATTAGTCGATAAAGTATCCTCGATTTCCCAAAATAAACTTTCTAAAATTGAAATCAAGCATAATAATGAGAAAATATTATTTATCGAGACCAAAAACAAAAAATGCCACTTAACCAAAAATGACTTAGGAAAATATGGTCTTAGTGTAGAAGATTTTAGAAAAGGTATCGAAGATATCAAGAGCAAAGATCCAAAAAAAATATTTTCAGCCGCTGTCGAAGAAATTATTATTCTC
This window contains:
- the hslV gene encoding ATP-dependent protease subunit HslV, which encodes MQSLHGTTILLVRRNDKVVIGGDGQVTLGNAIVLKGNARKVRKLYDGQVLVGFAGATADAFTLIERFENKLKECNGRLDRASVELAKDWRSDRVLRRLEAMLAVADKEKSFMLSGNGDVIEPEHDLIAIGSGGAYAQSAALALFQNTKLSARAIVEKSLIIAADICVFTNHQRTIEEIESVATKK
- the tyrS gene encoding tyrosine--tRNA ligase — its product is MNDNTIEVFQRGSTEILVVDELKNKIKENRPLRIKAGFDPTAPDLHLGHTVLINKLRQLQDLGHEIDIIIGDFTALIGDPSGKNATRPPLSVDQITANTKTYQQQFSKILDPKKTNLRFNSEWLGKLSVTNLIKLASSYTVARMLERDDFHQRYRQHQPIAIHEFLYPLLQGYDSVVLKTDLECGGNDQKFNLLLGRELQKHFKQTPQIILTMPLLEGLDGIQKMSKSLNNYIAIDEPANDMFGKIMSISDELMWRYFELLSFKKSLHNIKSMQQEAKLGLANPRDFKIELALEIIERFHTKADAEKAFQEFQQRFRDGAIPSQIKELNITIPGENLSIANLLKQAGLVTSTSEALRSIEAGAVKIDSLKIEDKKLLIKPGTSHIYQVGKRRFAKVTLLSK
- a CDS encoding DUF971 domain-containing protein; this encodes MVSIPTDIKLLQKTRILEILFDNGEKFRLPCEYLRVLSPSAEVKGHGHNEGKLVSGKKNVNITNIESIGHYAIRLIFDDNHQSGIYSWETLYELSKHYAEYWEHYLQRLESAGASREYTHRT
- a CDS encoding amino acid permease, with protein sequence MFKKMKQQKLGLWMLTALVTGNMIGSGIFLLPASLAAYGSISLLSWIATAVGALLIALVFAKLTNVMPLIGGPYAYCREAFGDFVGFQMAYNYWIALWVGNAAIVVALTGYLSFFWPLLAKNALWSCFVSIGLVWLMTFINILGVRHAGIFQLLTTILKLIPLLLIALVGIFYIHPHFLSAFNLSGKSNLSAFSGAATLTLWSFIGLESASVPAGHVDNPNRNIPKATILGVTIATVVYLLSSIAVMGVMPLTELAQSNAPYADAARIMFGPTGSFLVAIGAVISCLGALNGWILLQGQIPLAAAQDKLFPSIFLKKSENGTPVAGLVISSILISFLLLMTLNHSLVKQFTIIILLATLASLIPYFLTTMSELVIFFKYPGLFKKGRKLFGSVVIAILAGIYSFWVIIGSGKETVFYGTLLLLSSAPVYVWMKWRGYAKGVINITEHPLPLP
- the rsmI gene encoding 16S rRNA (cytidine(1402)-2'-O)-methyltransferase, yielding MSKISGLYVVATPIGNLEDFSPRAINTLQNVNQIAAEDTRHSQKLLKHFGIVTSVISLHEHNEAVSSKLLLDCLKKNQSIALISDAGTPLINDPGYRLVKLAHQHGIPVIPIPGPCALITALCASGLTCDRFIFEGFLPGKSIARQKKLLEFLNETRTSIFYEAPHRILELIDDMLAVFGPKRYVVLARELTKTFETIHGDNLEQLKIWLNLDRNQQKGEFVVLVEGAEYLNPYEIDKQRILGILLDELPIKQATSIAAKITHEKKNKLYALALAITGK
- the hslU gene encoding ATP-dependent protease ATPase subunit HslU produces the protein MDLTPKQIVQELDRFIIGQNEAKRAIAIALRNRKRRMLLNPELRDEVTPKNILMIGPSGVGKTEIGRRAAKITGCPFLKIEATKFTEVGYIGRDVDSIPRDLVDSAFKFLREEEITRLHPQVLEAAESKIIDSFVPPARLTKGEAADESKNKEKSIARNVFRKQLRAGLLDDKEIDVELAALPAGVEIMGPPGMEDMTNQLQNMLQNIGTARTRTRRMKVKDALAVIQKEEAGKLLDEEDLKRKAIEWVEQYGIVFIDEIDKVCRRGEMSGADVSREGVQRDLLPLIEGCTVSTKYGMVRTDHILFIAAGAFHLSKPSDLVPELQGRLPIRVELKALTAKDFERILVEPQASLIVQYQALLGTEELELNFDKLAIQRIAEIAYDLNEKTENIGARRLYTVMERLLEEISFEATDCTHKNINIDVNYVDKHLTPLAQDQDTSHFIL